From Triticum urartu cultivar G1812 chromosome 2, Tu2.1, whole genome shotgun sequence, a single genomic window includes:
- the LOC125534448 gene encoding probable glutathione S-transferase GSTU6, with the protein MAGGDELELLGTWASPHVLRVRLALHLKDLSYEYVEEQDLKNYKSDELLLNSKLPVLIHDGKPVYGTSLSLIQYLDVAFAGAGSSLLPHEPSKRALARYWGDFMDGTLVKAMEKATWSVTCREKAEVRAQVAAAMETLEGALRECSKPFFGGDSPGYVDVVLGGLLPWLCVTDKRQPSVKTFNPITTPLLLSWQDCFCSLKKVQGLMPEVGELVDLAMPVPTHCSRESLQVILILSSLLVQIATACSR; encoded by the exons ATGGCAGGAGGAGACGAGCTGGAGCTGCTGGGGACGTGGGCGAGCCCGCACGTCTTGCGAGTGCGACTCGCGCTCCATCTCAAGGACTTGAGCTACGAGTACGTGGAGGAGCAAGACCTCAAGAACTACAAGAGCGATGAGCTGCTCCTCAACAGTAAGCTACCGGTGCTGATCCACGACGGCAAGCCTGTCTACGGGACATCGTTGAGCCTAATCCAGTACCTCGACGTGGCCTTCGCCGGTGCCggctcctccctcctccctcaCGAACCCTCCAAGCGTGCTCTCGCTCGCTACTGGGGTGACTTTATGGATGGCACG CTCGTCAAGGCGATGGAGAAGGCGACATGGAGCGTAACGTGCAGGGAGAAGGCAGAGGTGAGGGCCCAGGTGGCGGCCGCTATGGAGACGCTAGAGGGAGCTTTGAGAGAGTGCTCCAAGCCCTTCTTTGGAGGCGATAGCCCCGGATATGTGGATGTGGTGCTCGGTGGCCTTCTTCCATGGCTCTGCGTCACCGATAAGAGACAACCCAGCGTGAAGACCTTCAACCCTATCACCACGCCGCTCCTACTTTCGTGGCAGGACTGCTTCTGTTCGTTGAAAAAGGTTCAGGGACTCATGCCAGAAGTGGGCGAGTTGGTCGACTTAGCCATGCCGGTGCCTACTCACTGCTCGCGTGAATCCCTGCAAGTTATTTTAATTTTGTCTTCACTTCTTGTGCAAATTGCGACTGCATGTAGTAGATGA